A genomic region of Pseudomonas sp. MPC6 contains the following coding sequences:
- a CDS encoding adenosine deaminase yields the protein MYDWLNALPKAELHLHLEGSLEPELLFALAERNKIALPWGDVETLRKAYAFNNLQEFLDLYYQGADVLRTSQDFYDLTWAYLLRCKAQNVIHTEPFFDPQTHTDRGVPFEVVLNGIASALKDGEQQLGITSGLILSFLRHLSEEQAEKTLDQALPFRDAFVAVGLDSSEMGHPPSKFQRVFDRARHEGFLTVAHAGEEGPPEYIWEALDLLKIQRIDHGVRAIEDERLMQRIIDEQIPLTVCPLSNTKLCVFDHMSQHNILDMLERGVKVTVNSDDPAYFGGYVTENFHALYTDLGMTQDQARRLAQNSLDARLVKP from the coding sequence ATGTACGACTGGCTGAACGCCCTGCCCAAGGCAGAGCTGCACCTGCACCTGGAAGGCTCGCTTGAACCCGAGCTGCTGTTCGCCCTCGCCGAGCGCAACAAGATCGCCCTGCCGTGGGGCGATGTCGAAACCCTGCGCAAGGCGTACGCCTTCAACAATCTGCAAGAATTTCTCGACCTCTATTACCAGGGCGCCGACGTGTTGCGCACTTCCCAGGATTTCTACGACCTGACCTGGGCCTATCTGTTGCGGTGCAAGGCGCAGAACGTGATTCACACCGAACCGTTCTTCGACCCACAGACCCACACCGACCGTGGCGTGCCGTTCGAAGTGGTGCTCAACGGCATCGCCAGCGCGCTCAAGGATGGCGAGCAGCAACTGGGCATCACCAGCGGCTTGATCCTGAGTTTCCTGCGCCACTTGAGTGAAGAACAAGCGGAGAAGACCCTCGACCAGGCGCTGCCGTTCCGCGATGCGTTTGTTGCCGTGGGCCTGGACAGTTCAGAAATGGGTCACCCGCCGAGCAAGTTCCAGCGCGTGTTCGATCGGGCCCGCCACGAAGGTTTCCTGACCGTCGCCCACGCCGGTGAAGAAGGTCCGCCGGAGTACATCTGGGAGGCTCTGGACCTGCTGAAGATTCAGCGCATCGACCATGGTGTACGCGCCATCGAAGACGAGCGCCTGATGCAGCGGATCATCGACGAACAGATTCCGTTGACCGTGTGCCCGTTATCGAACACCAAGCTTTGCGTGTTCGACCACATGTCCCAACACAACATTCTCGACATGCTGGAACGCGGCGTGAAAGTGACCGTGAATTCGGATGACCCGGCGTACTTCGGTGGGTATGTGACCGAGAACTTCCACGCGCTGTATACCGATCTGGGCATGACCCAGGATCAGGCCAGGCGATTGGCGCAGAACAGCCTGGATGCGCGGCTGGTCAAACCCTAA
- the arfA gene encoding alternative ribosome rescue factor ArfA produces the protein MSKKPSKNGPNKAKSIIAQPLFRSRQERAGKGKGSYRREAFQSDNWEASYFLAA, from the coding sequence ATGAGCAAAAAGCCATCGAAAAATGGCCCGAACAAGGCCAAGTCCATCATCGCCCAGCCACTGTTCCGCAGCCGTCAGGAACGAGCCGGCAAAGGCAAAGGCAGCTACCGCCGCGAAGCCTTCCAGTCTGACAACTGGGAGGCTTCTTACTTTCTGGCGGCCTGA
- a CDS encoding winged helix-turn-helix domain-containing protein codes for MEHAPCISQIATLLADPKRSAMMWALMDGSARQSEELALLAGVSPSSASAHLGRLSAGGLLKVEIRGRKRFFRLAGPEVAAAIDALASATIASTPRDIPAIFKRNAPLSRTQAAPSPLLRARLCHDHLGGILAADLYQRLLNAGWIEQFDQRVSITHKGATQLAKRGVFVQALANKTSRTACACPDWSERRPHMGGSLGAALLQLFMQSGWVSVSNESPAVQITAAGQREIHRFAKESELQVVP; via the coding sequence ATGGAACATGCACCTTGCATCAGCCAGATCGCCACATTGCTGGCTGACCCAAAGCGCAGCGCAATGATGTGGGCTTTGATGGACGGCTCGGCGCGACAATCCGAAGAGCTGGCCTTGCTGGCCGGCGTGTCACCGTCTTCGGCCAGTGCCCACCTGGGGCGTCTGTCCGCCGGTGGCCTGTTGAAAGTCGAAATTCGCGGGCGCAAGCGGTTTTTTCGGCTTGCCGGACCCGAAGTCGCTGCTGCTATCGATGCATTGGCCAGTGCGACGATTGCCAGCACGCCAAGGGACATCCCGGCTATTTTCAAGCGCAATGCACCCCTCTCCAGGACTCAGGCAGCGCCTTCGCCATTGTTGCGCGCCAGGCTGTGCCACGATCATCTGGGCGGTATTTTGGCCGCCGACCTCTACCAGCGTCTGCTGAATGCGGGCTGGATCGAACAGTTCGATCAGCGGGTGTCGATCACTCACAAGGGCGCCACGCAACTGGCGAAACGCGGAGTGTTCGTCCAGGCGCTGGCGAACAAAACCAGTAGAACCGCCTGCGCTTGTCCTGACTGGAGCGAAAGACGTCCACACATGGGCGGCTCACTGGGCGCGGCGTTGCTGCAACTGTTCATGCAGTCTGGTTGGGTGAGTGTGTCCAATGAGTCGCCAGCCGTGCAAATCACCGCTGCGGGGCAGCGGGAAATTCATCGATTTGCCAAGGAGAGCGAGCTGCAGGTGGTGCCGTAA
- a CDS encoding cation transporter — MQVFNVQGMSCGHCVKAITQALQAKDPAASVRVDLAAKEVGVESALTAEQVIALISEEGYPVKVA; from the coding sequence ATGCAAGTGTTCAACGTTCAAGGCATGTCCTGCGGTCACTGCGTCAAAGCCATCACTCAGGCGTTGCAAGCGAAGGATCCGGCGGCCAGTGTACGGGTCGATCTGGCGGCGAAAGAAGTCGGGGTCGAGAGTGCGCTGACGGCGGAGCAAGTGATCGCGTTGATTAGCGAAGAAGGCTACCCAGTGAAAGTCGCCTGA
- a CDS encoding LysR family transcriptional regulator produces MLRFDDLQLFVRAADLGSLSAAARGMDMSAAVASAALKRIEQQLGARLLARSTRSLRLTAEGEGFLEYARAALSNLDEGRRLLAGSQDQVSGILQLSAPSDFGRNLLLPWLDEFQREHPGLTVRLLLGDRIADLFRQPVDIALRYGEPEDSSLVALPIAPQNRRVLCAAPSYLARQGEPRQLEQLAQHNCLLFMLGSRVHDHWSFHDGKREVSLTVSGDRFSDDADVVRLWAVAGAGIAYKSWLDVAADVLAGRLKVLMPELQCERAPLNLLCAHRAQLSKPVNLLREMLVSRCASSSSRFPTFSGEGH; encoded by the coding sequence ATGCTGCGTTTCGATGATTTGCAATTGTTTGTCCGGGCAGCGGACCTGGGCAGTCTGTCGGCGGCGGCGCGCGGGATGGACATGTCCGCTGCGGTGGCCAGCGCGGCGTTGAAGCGCATCGAACAGCAACTCGGCGCCCGTTTGCTTGCCCGTTCCACACGCAGCTTGCGCCTGACGGCCGAGGGCGAGGGATTTCTCGAATACGCCCGGGCGGCGTTGAGCAATCTCGACGAGGGTCGCCGGTTGTTGGCCGGTAGTCAGGATCAGGTCAGTGGGATCCTGCAGCTGTCGGCGCCTTCGGATTTCGGTCGAAACCTGCTGCTGCCGTGGCTCGACGAGTTTCAGCGCGAGCATCCCGGACTCACGGTGCGCCTGCTACTGGGGGACCGCATCGCCGACCTGTTCCGCCAACCGGTGGACATTGCCCTCAGGTACGGCGAGCCGGAAGACTCGAGCCTGGTGGCGCTGCCCATCGCTCCGCAGAATCGCCGCGTTCTTTGCGCCGCCCCGAGTTACCTTGCCCGGCAGGGTGAGCCTCGACAGCTTGAGCAATTGGCGCAACACAATTGCCTGCTGTTCATGCTCGGCAGCCGGGTCCACGATCACTGGAGTTTTCATGACGGCAAACGCGAGGTCAGCCTGACGGTCAGCGGTGATCGCTTCAGCGATGATGCCGATGTGGTGCGACTGTGGGCTGTCGCGGGTGCCGGAATCGCCTACAAATCCTGGCTCGATGTCGCCGCCGATGTGCTGGCCGGTCGGTTAAAGGTGCTGATGCCGGAGCTGCAGTGTGAGCGCGCCCCCCTGAACCTGCTGTGCGCCCATCGCGCGCAATTGAGTAAACCGGTGAACCTGCTGCGGGAAATGCTCGTCAGCCGCTGCGCCAGTTCAAGTAGTCGATTTCCGACGTTCTCGGGCGAAGGTCATTAA
- a CDS encoding heavy metal translocating P-type ATPase — MSESTTFDLPIAGMTCASCAGRVERALSKVIGASAVSVNLATEQARVQAPSDSLQALMDAVEQAGYSVPQQTLELSIDGMTCASCVGRVERALAKVPGVKRVSVNLANERAHLELLGQIDPQALIAAVTKAGYGASVWEVEHPPTDHQQQRLHRERWALIIAIVLALPLVLPMVLQPFGVHWMLPAWVQFALATPVQFVFGARFYIAAWKAVRAGAGNMDLLVALGTSAGYGLSLYEWATAAGRTPHLYFEASAVVIALVLLGKYLESRAKRQTASAIRALEALRPERAIQVIDGREQDVAISALRLNDLVMVKPGERFPVDGEVVEGQSHADEALISGESLPVPKQPGDKVTGGAINGEGRLLVRTQALGAETVLARIIRLVEDAQAAKAPIQKLVDKVSQVFVPTVLLIALATLIGWWLYGAPMETALINAVAVLVIACPCALGLATPTAIMAGTGVAARYGILIKDAEALERAHEVSAVVFDKTGTLTSGAPRIAHLSAIDADEAALLQRAGALQRGSEHPLAKAVLDACAERGLNVADVSDSQSLTGRGIAGTLEGRRLALGNRRLLEESGLSAGPLADSATAWETEGRTLSWLIEQSPEPKVLGLFAFGDTLKAGALQAVQQLRARNISSHLLTGDNRGSAKVVAEALGIKDVHAEVLPADKAATVATLKKTGVVAMVGDGINDAPALAAADIGIAMGGGTDVAMHAAGITLMRGDPRLVPAALDISRKTYAKIRQNLFWAFVYNLIGIPLAAAGLLNPVLAGAAMALSSVSVVSNALLLKTWKPKELEEHP, encoded by the coding sequence ATGTCCGAATCCACCACTTTCGATCTGCCGATTGCCGGCATGACCTGCGCCAGTTGCGCCGGACGTGTCGAGCGTGCCTTGAGCAAAGTCATCGGCGCCAGTGCCGTCAGCGTCAACCTCGCCACCGAGCAGGCCCGGGTTCAAGCGCCCAGCGACAGCCTGCAGGCCTTGATGGACGCCGTGGAGCAAGCCGGCTACAGCGTGCCGCAACAGACCCTGGAGTTGAGCATCGACGGCATGACCTGCGCCTCCTGTGTCGGCCGGGTCGAACGTGCGCTGGCGAAGGTGCCGGGGGTGAAGCGCGTCAGCGTCAACCTGGCCAATGAACGCGCCCACCTCGAGTTACTCGGGCAGATTGATCCGCAGGCATTGATCGCCGCCGTGACCAAGGCGGGTTACGGCGCCAGCGTCTGGGAAGTCGAACACCCGCCAACCGACCATCAGCAACAGCGTCTGCACCGCGAGCGTTGGGCCTTGATCATCGCAATCGTCCTCGCCCTGCCGCTGGTGTTGCCAATGGTGCTGCAACCCTTCGGCGTGCACTGGATGCTGCCGGCCTGGGTGCAATTTGCGCTGGCGACGCCGGTGCAATTCGTCTTCGGAGCGCGTTTTTATATCGCCGCGTGGAAAGCCGTGCGTGCCGGTGCCGGCAACATGGATTTGCTGGTGGCCTTGGGCACCAGCGCCGGTTATGGCTTGAGTCTTTACGAATGGGCCACCGCCGCCGGGCGCACGCCGCACCTGTACTTTGAAGCCTCGGCGGTGGTGATTGCCCTGGTGTTGCTGGGCAAATACCTGGAAAGCCGCGCCAAGCGCCAGACCGCCAGCGCCATCCGCGCCCTTGAAGCCTTGCGTCCGGAGCGAGCGATTCAAGTGATCGACGGCCGTGAGCAGGACGTTGCCATCAGCGCCTTGCGCCTCAACGATCTGGTCATGGTCAAACCCGGCGAACGTTTCCCGGTGGACGGCGAAGTCGTCGAAGGCCAGAGCCACGCCGACGAAGCGCTGATCAGCGGCGAAAGCCTGCCGGTGCCGAAACAGCCCGGCGACAAGGTCACCGGCGGCGCCATCAATGGCGAAGGCCGGTTACTGGTTCGCACCCAGGCCCTGGGCGCGGAAACGGTACTGGCGCGGATCATCCGCCTGGTGGAAGACGCTCAAGCGGCGAAGGCGCCGATCCAGAAACTGGTGGATAAAGTCAGCCAGGTATTCGTCCCGACGGTGTTGCTGATCGCGTTGGCGACCTTGATCGGTTGGTGGCTGTACGGGGCGCCGATGGAAACGGCGCTGATCAACGCCGTGGCGGTGTTGGTGATTGCTTGCCCTTGCGCACTCGGGCTGGCCACGCCGACGGCGATCATGGCCGGCACCGGTGTGGCGGCGCGCTACGGGATTCTGATCAAGGACGCCGAAGCGCTGGAGCGTGCCCATGAAGTCAGCGCCGTGGTGTTCGACAAGACCGGCACGCTGACCTCGGGCGCGCCGCGCATCGCCCATTTGAGTGCGATCGACGCTGACGAAGCCGCTCTGTTGCAAAGGGCCGGGGCGCTGCAGCGCGGCAGTGAACATCCGTTGGCCAAGGCCGTGCTGGACGCTTGCGCCGAACGTGGCTTGAATGTGGCCGATGTCAGTGACAGCCAGTCCCTGACCGGGCGCGGCATTGCCGGCACCCTCGAGGGTCGGCGGCTGGCGCTGGGCAATCGGCGCCTGCTGGAAGAGAGCGGTTTGAGCGCCGGTCCATTGGCTGATAGCGCAACCGCATGGGAAACCGAAGGCCGGACGTTGTCCTGGCTGATCGAGCAAAGCCCCGAACCGAAAGTGCTGGGCTTGTTCGCCTTTGGTGACACCCTCAAGGCCGGCGCGCTGCAAGCGGTGCAACAACTGCGCGCTCGCAACATCAGCAGCCACCTGCTGACCGGCGACAATCGCGGCAGTGCCAAAGTGGTCGCCGAGGCGCTCGGCATTAAAGATGTCCACGCCGAAGTATTGCCCGCCGACAAAGCCGCCACCGTCGCCACCCTCAAGAAAACCGGGGTGGTGGCAATGGTCGGCGACGGCATCAACGATGCCCCGGCCCTGGCGGCTGCCGACATCGGCATCGCCATGGGCGGCGGCACCGACGTAGCCATGCACGCCGCCGGAATCACTTTGATGCGCGGTGATCCACGGCTGGTGCCGGCGGCGCTGGACATCAGCCGCAAGACCTACGCGAAGATCCGGCAGAACCTGTTCTGGGCCTTCGTCTACAACCTGATCGGCATTCCGCTGGCAGCCGCAGGCTTGCTCAACCCGGTGCTCGCCGGCGCGGCCATGGCGTTGTCGAGCGTCAGCGTGGTGAGCAATGCGCTACTGCTGAAAACCTGGAAGCCCAAGGAACTGGAGGAACACCCATGA
- the cueR gene encoding Cu(I)-responsive transcriptional regulator, producing MNIGQAARQSGLSAKMIRYYESIGLLKAAHRTDSGYRVYGDDDLHTLAFIKRSRDLGFSLEEVGKLLTLWQDRQRASADVKALARQHIEELDRKILELGQLRDTLQDLVEHCQGDHRPDCPILKNLESGCCGVPARA from the coding sequence ATGAACATCGGCCAAGCGGCCCGCCAGAGCGGACTGAGCGCCAAGATGATTCGTTATTACGAATCCATCGGCCTGCTGAAGGCCGCCCATCGTACCGACAGTGGCTATCGAGTGTATGGCGACGACGACCTGCACACCCTGGCGTTCATCAAGCGCTCCCGCGACCTGGGATTTTCACTGGAAGAGGTCGGCAAATTGCTGACCCTCTGGCAGGACCGTCAACGCGCCAGCGCCGACGTCAAGGCGCTGGCCCGCCAGCATATCGAGGAACTGGACCGCAAGATCCTCGAGCTCGGCCAACTGCGCGACACGCTGCAGGACCTGGTCGAGCATTGCCAGGGTGATCACCGTCCCGATTGCCCGATCCTCAAAAATCTTGAGTCGGGCTGCTGTGGCGTGCCCGCTCGCGCCTGA
- a CDS encoding multidrug effflux MFS transporter, whose translation MNFRTILILGALSAFGPLAIDFYLPAFPAMALAFGTDEQHIQMTLAAYFLGLSIGQLAYGPVADRFGRRIPLLAGVGLFIAASLACAFAPNLEWLIGARFVQALGGCAGMVISRAVVSDKCDAVGSAKVFSQLMLVMGLAPILAPMLGGLLVNTTGWQSIFLALTFFSALVGLAVALGLPESMPAHVPRQPLSGALRQYGRLLADPVFLGHALTGGIAIAGMFSYIAGSPFVFIKLYGVPAEHFGWLFGANAAGFILVAQVNARLLAKRGPAFLLTRTVWIYLGAGLALLAVTSMHTAQLWPLLIPLFICISSLGCILPNASACAMSGQGARAGSASAMLGCLQFSVAAGAAALVGVLHDGSAVPMAMVISLCGILVVSVAMLTRRMQNARALAQAQA comes from the coding sequence ATGAACTTTCGTACCATTTTGATTCTTGGCGCCCTCAGCGCCTTCGGCCCGTTGGCGATCGATTTCTACTTGCCGGCCTTCCCGGCAATGGCGCTCGCGTTTGGCACCGATGAACAGCATATTCAAATGACCCTGGCGGCCTATTTTCTCGGCTTGTCCATCGGTCAACTGGCCTATGGCCCGGTGGCGGATCGCTTCGGGCGACGCATTCCCTTGCTGGCCGGTGTCGGCCTGTTCATTGCTGCCTCCCTGGCCTGCGCGTTTGCGCCGAACCTGGAATGGCTGATCGGTGCGCGCTTCGTTCAGGCCCTGGGTGGTTGCGCGGGGATGGTGATCTCCCGCGCGGTGGTCAGCGATAAATGCGATGCGGTGGGTTCGGCGAAGGTCTTTTCGCAACTGATGCTGGTGATGGGGCTGGCCCCCATTCTGGCACCCATGCTGGGTGGGCTGTTGGTCAATACCACAGGCTGGCAGTCGATCTTTCTCGCGTTGACCTTTTTCAGTGCGCTGGTGGGGCTGGCCGTCGCCCTCGGGCTGCCGGAAAGCATGCCCGCCCATGTGCCACGCCAACCATTGTCCGGGGCGCTGCGTCAGTACGGTCGGCTATTGGCGGACCCGGTGTTTCTCGGCCACGCCCTGACAGGTGGCATCGCCATCGCCGGAATGTTTTCCTACATTGCCGGCTCACCCTTTGTGTTTATCAAACTCTATGGCGTGCCGGCCGAGCATTTCGGCTGGCTGTTCGGTGCCAATGCGGCGGGATTCATCCTGGTGGCGCAGGTCAATGCACGCTTGCTGGCCAAGCGTGGCCCGGCATTTTTGCTGACCCGCACGGTCTGGATCTACCTCGGTGCCGGCCTGGCGCTGCTGGCCGTCACTTCGATGCACACCGCGCAACTGTGGCCACTGCTGATTCCACTGTTCATCTGCATCTCCAGCCTGGGTTGCATCCTGCCTAACGCCTCGGCCTGTGCCATGAGCGGGCAGGGCGCCCGGGCCGGCAGTGCATCGGCGATGCTCGGTTGCCTGCAGTTCAGCGTCGCCGCCGGCGCTGCGGCGCTGGTGGGTGTTTTGCACGATGGCAGCGCCGTGCCGATGGCCATGGTCATCAGTCTGTGCGGGATTCTGGTGGTGAGCGTGGCGATGCTCACCCGACGTATGCAAAATGCCCGGGCACTGGCGCAAGCCCAGGCCTGA
- a CDS encoding PA4780 family RIO1-like protein kinase, translating to MKTPKRIEPLIEDGLVDEVLRPLMSGKEAAVYVVRCGNELRCAKVYKEANKRSFRQAAEYQEGRKVRNSRQARAMAKGSKFGKKETEDAWQNAEVAALFRLAGAGVRVPKPYDFLEGVLLMELVADEYGDAAPRLNDVVLEPDQAREYHAFLISQIVLMLCTGLVHGDLSEFNVLLTPTGPVIIDLPQAVDAAGNNHAFSMLERDVGNMASYFGRFAPELKKTRYAKEMWALYEAGTLHPASALTGEFDEPEEMADVGGILREIEAARLDEERKQAVRAADDAPPGKTEEPPPPWMQ from the coding sequence ATGAAGACTCCAAAACGCATTGAACCCCTGATCGAGGACGGTCTGGTCGACGAGGTGCTGCGCCCACTCATGAGTGGTAAAGAAGCAGCTGTTTACGTGGTGCGCTGCGGTAACGAGTTACGTTGCGCGAAGGTCTACAAGGAGGCGAATAAACGCAGTTTTCGTCAGGCGGCCGAGTATCAGGAAGGTCGCAAGGTACGCAACAGCCGTCAGGCCCGGGCGATGGCCAAGGGTTCCAAGTTCGGCAAGAAAGAAACCGAAGACGCCTGGCAGAATGCCGAAGTGGCGGCATTGTTCCGTCTGGCCGGTGCGGGCGTTCGGGTGCCCAAGCCTTACGACTTCCTGGAAGGCGTGCTGCTGATGGAGCTGGTAGCCGATGAATACGGCGATGCCGCACCACGCCTGAACGACGTCGTGCTGGAGCCGGACCAGGCGCGCGAATACCACGCGTTCCTGATTTCGCAGATCGTGCTGATGTTGTGTACGGGACTGGTGCACGGTGACTTGTCGGAATTCAACGTGCTGCTGACCCCGACGGGGCCGGTGATCATCGACTTGCCGCAGGCGGTGGATGCGGCGGGTAACAACCACGCGTTCAGCATGCTGGAGCGGGATGTCGGCAACATGGCGTCCTACTTCGGGCGGTTTGCCCCGGAGTTGAAGAAGACCCGGTACGCCAAGGAAATGTGGGCGCTGTACGAAGCCGGCACCTTGCACCCGGCCAGTGCTTTGACCGGTGAGTTCGACGAGCCGGAAGAGATGGCCGACGTTGGCGGCATCCTGCGTGAAATCGAGGCCGCACGCCTCGATGAAGAACGTAAGCAGGCGGTACGCGCCGCAGACGACGCACCACCCGGCAAGACCGAAGAACCGCCTCCGCCCTGGATGCAGTGA
- a CDS encoding lytic murein transglycosylase, with protein MPLCLSRRWHVRQLIAASSLILLVACAEKPTAADAQPLQTLPIATAPAVIPPVVPTGDNLDIQPTQTFAEWQAGFRRDALAAGIRADLFDRAFANVSLDTSVIRADRSQPEFSRPVWEYLDGALSPLRVRKGQALVGQYADILQSIEQRYGVDRQALVSVWGMESNFGQFQGSKSVINSLATLAYEGRRPGFAHAQLIAALQILQQGDIEPEAMLGSWAGAMGQTQFIPTTYNTHAVDFDGDGRRDIWGSPADALASTAHYLQSSGWQKGQPWGFEVQLPGSFNYVLADGTIRKSVAEWLQLGVTLPNGAQVPPGSEQLSAALLLPAGYRGPAFLVLDNFRAILKYNNSSSYALAVSLLSERFNGAGLINGTWPKDDMPLSRTERIELQSLLSAQNYDAGTADGIIGANTRKAIRSAQQSFGWPADGYPTHKLLEGLRNR; from the coding sequence ATGCCCCTTTGTCTTTCCCGTCGTTGGCACGTTCGCCAACTGATAGCTGCCTCCAGCCTCATTTTGCTAGTCGCCTGCGCGGAAAAACCGACCGCCGCCGACGCCCAGCCGCTTCAGACCCTCCCCATCGCGACAGCCCCTGCGGTGATCCCGCCCGTGGTGCCGACCGGTGACAACCTCGACATCCAGCCGACCCAGACCTTCGCCGAATGGCAAGCGGGTTTTCGCAGGGACGCTCTGGCCGCCGGCATCCGCGCCGATCTGTTCGACCGCGCCTTTGCCAATGTCAGCCTGGACACCAGCGTGATCCGCGCCGACCGCAGCCAGCCGGAGTTTTCCCGCCCGGTGTGGGAGTACCTCGACGGTGCTCTTTCGCCACTGCGGGTACGCAAAGGCCAGGCGCTGGTCGGCCAATATGCCGACATCCTGCAAAGCATCGAGCAGCGTTATGGCGTCGATCGTCAGGCACTGGTTTCGGTGTGGGGCATGGAGAGCAACTTCGGTCAGTTCCAGGGCAGCAAGTCGGTGATCAACTCCCTGGCGACCCTGGCCTATGAAGGCCGGCGTCCCGGGTTCGCCCACGCGCAATTGATTGCCGCACTGCAAATCCTGCAACAGGGTGATATCGAACCGGAAGCGATGCTCGGTTCCTGGGCCGGGGCCATGGGCCAGACCCAGTTCATCCCCACCACGTACAACACCCACGCCGTGGACTTCGACGGTGACGGCCGGCGTGACATCTGGGGCAGCCCGGCCGATGCCCTGGCCTCGACCGCGCACTACCTGCAAAGCTCGGGCTGGCAGAAAGGCCAGCCGTGGGGCTTCGAAGTACAACTGCCCGGCAGCTTCAACTACGTGCTGGCCGATGGCACGATTCGCAAGAGTGTTGCCGAATGGCTGCAATTGGGCGTCACCCTGCCCAATGGCGCCCAGGTTCCGCCTGGTTCCGAACAGCTGTCCGCGGCCCTGCTGCTGCCGGCCGGTTATCGCGGCCCGGCGTTCCTGGTCCTGGACAACTTCCGCGCGATCCTCAAGTACAACAACTCGTCGTCCTACGCGTTGGCTGTCAGCCTGTTGTCCGAACGTTTCAACGGCGCTGGCCTGATCAACGGCACCTGGCCGAAAGACGATATGCCGCTGAGCCGTACCGAGCGCATTGAACTGCAAAGCCTGCTGAGTGCGCAGAACTACGATGCGGGCACCGCCGACGGCATCATCGGCGCCAACACCCGCAAGGCGATCCGCAGTGCACAGCAGTCGTTTGGCTGGCCGGCCGACGGGTATCCGACGCACAAGTTGCTCGAAGGGCTGCGTAACCGATAG
- a CDS encoding putative quinol monooxygenase — protein sequence MSQPFTAIATLIAKAGQQGALEQHLRALLEPTRAEAGCGQYDLHQDLANPLAFYMIEQWSSDEALQAHDASAHIQNFRARAGDFLEHFELKRLRTLA from the coding sequence ATGTCCCAGCCGTTCACCGCCATTGCCACCCTGATCGCCAAAGCCGGCCAGCAGGGCGCCCTAGAACAGCATTTACGCGCGCTGCTGGAACCCACCCGTGCCGAGGCCGGTTGCGGTCAATACGACCTGCATCAGGACCTCGCCAATCCACTGGCCTTCTACATGATCGAACAGTGGAGCAGCGACGAGGCCCTGCAAGCCCATGACGCCAGCGCCCATATCCAGAATTTTCGGGCCAGGGCCGGCGATTTCCTCGAACACTTCGAACTCAAGCGTCTGCGCACCCTGGCCTGA
- a CDS encoding zinc-binding alcohol dehydrogenase family protein has product MKAIAYYASLPISDETSLQDIELPEPVAGPRDLLVEVKAISVNPVDTKVRQNVQPEGGMAKVLGWDVAGVVKAVGSEVTLFKAGDKVFYAGSIARAGGNSELHVVDERIVGHMPTSLGFAEAAALPLTAITAWELLFERLQVHEGQTDEGQSLLIVGAAGGVGSILTQLASRLTGLKVIGTASRAQTRSWVSELGADLVIDHSQPLSEELKRAGIEQVTHVASLTQTDHHLDQLIEALAPQGKLALIDDPKALDVTKLKRKSLSLHWEFMYTRSLFETADMIEQHELLNRVAQLIDAGTLKTTVGEHFGTINAANLRRAHALLESGKSKGKIVLEGF; this is encoded by the coding sequence ATGAAAGCCATTGCTTATTACGCCTCCCTGCCCATCAGCGACGAGACCTCCCTGCAGGACATCGAACTGCCGGAACCGGTTGCCGGTCCGCGCGACCTGCTGGTGGAAGTCAAAGCCATCTCGGTCAACCCGGTCGATACCAAAGTCCGCCAGAACGTCCAGCCGGAAGGTGGCATGGCAAAAGTACTGGGCTGGGACGTGGCGGGCGTGGTCAAGGCCGTCGGCAGTGAAGTGACCTTGTTCAAGGCCGGCGACAAAGTGTTTTATGCCGGATCCATCGCTCGCGCCGGCGGCAACAGTGAGCTGCATGTGGTGGATGAGCGGATCGTCGGCCATATGCCCACTTCCCTGGGTTTCGCCGAAGCCGCCGCCCTGCCGTTGACTGCCATTACGGCCTGGGAGCTGCTGTTCGAACGCTTGCAAGTGCACGAAGGCCAGACCGATGAAGGTCAAAGCCTGTTGATCGTTGGAGCGGCCGGCGGAGTCGGGTCGATCCTGACTCAACTGGCCAGCCGGCTGACCGGGCTGAAAGTCATCGGCACCGCCTCCCGTGCGCAAACCCGGAGCTGGGTCAGCGAGTTGGGTGCCGATCTGGTGATCGATCACAGTCAGCCGCTGAGCGAAGAACTCAAACGTGCCGGCATCGAGCAGGTTACCCATGTGGCCAGCCTGACCCAGACTGATCATCACCTGGATCAACTGATCGAGGCACTGGCGCCACAAGGCAAACTGGCGCTGATCGATGATCCGAAGGCCCTCGACGTGACCAAGCTCAAGCGCAAGAGCCTGTCGCTGCACTGGGAGTTCATGTACACCCGCTCGCTGTTCGAGACCGCGGATATGATCGAGCAACATGAACTGCTCAATCGCGTCGCGCAGCTGATCGACGCCGGGACGCTGAAAACCACGGTAGGCGAGCATTTCGGGACGATCAACGCGGCCAACCTGCGCCGTGCCCATGCGCTGCTGGAAAGTGGTAAATCAAAGGGAAAGATTGTGCTCGAAGGGTTCTGA